One region of Termitidicoccus mucosus genomic DNA includes:
- the xylB gene encoding xylulokinase, with product MIHIGIDSGTQSTKAVALDLERGQVVASARAPHALIPGLPPGHMEQHPRNWTIALDATLAELAARLGPARRRRVRSIGVSGQQHGFVPLDAEGRVIRPAKLWCDTSTTAECALLTKKLGGEKAVLRKTGVPFLPGYTAPKILWLKRREPANYRRLRHVLLPHDYLNFHLTGRYFMEPGDASGTALMDIRRRAWSREALQAIDKNLENFLPPLSPSDVPAGTLLLAHARRLGFPENVTVSAGGGDNMMGAVGTGNVSPGVVTASLGTSGTIFAHAGRPVVDPRGEIAAFCSSDGGWLPLLCTMNVTTVTEQIRGLFKQDVRALDRAAAGAPAGSAGLLMLPYLAGERTPNLPHATGVFYGLSLATLNPGHLARAAMEGVTLNLNHGLRRLMALGIRPREIRLTGGGAKSGFWRQLMADIFDVPVVAMKEDEGAALGAALQSAWCVSRQQGAKETSLAELTGRCVKLDERTRAEPDRKNTALYQELQARHDALSQTLWPR from the coding sequence CTCGAGCGCGGGCAGGTCGTCGCCAGCGCGCGGGCTCCGCACGCGCTCATCCCCGGCCTGCCGCCCGGCCACATGGAGCAGCACCCGCGCAACTGGACCATCGCGCTCGACGCCACCCTGGCCGAACTCGCCGCCAGGCTCGGCCCGGCGCGGCGCCGCCGGGTGCGCTCCATCGGGGTGTCCGGCCAGCAGCACGGCTTTGTGCCCCTCGACGCGGAGGGCCGCGTGATCCGCCCGGCCAAGCTCTGGTGCGACACCTCGACCACCGCCGAATGCGCGCTGCTCACCAAAAAGCTCGGCGGGGAAAAGGCCGTGCTGCGCAAGACCGGCGTGCCCTTCCTGCCCGGCTACACCGCCCCGAAAATCCTCTGGCTCAAACGCCGGGAGCCGGCGAACTACCGCCGGCTCCGCCACGTGCTGCTGCCCCACGACTACCTCAATTTCCACCTCACCGGGAGGTATTTCATGGAGCCCGGCGACGCCTCCGGCACCGCGCTCATGGACATCCGCCGCCGCGCCTGGTCGCGCGAGGCTCTCCAAGCGATCGACAAAAACCTAGAAAATTTCCTTCCGCCTCTTTCTCCCTCCGACGTCCCCGCAGGCACGCTCCTGCTCGCCCACGCGCGCCGCCTCGGTTTCCCGGAAAACGTCACGGTGAGCGCCGGCGGCGGCGACAACATGATGGGGGCGGTCGGCACGGGCAACGTGTCGCCCGGCGTGGTCACGGCCAGCCTCGGCACCAGCGGGACGATCTTTGCGCATGCCGGCCGGCCGGTGGTGGACCCGCGCGGGGAGATCGCGGCCTTCTGCTCGTCGGACGGCGGGTGGCTGCCGTTGCTGTGCACGATGAACGTGACGACCGTCACCGAGCAAATCCGCGGGCTGTTCAAGCAGGACGTGCGCGCGCTGGACCGCGCCGCGGCCGGCGCGCCGGCCGGCAGTGCCGGCCTGCTCATGCTGCCCTACCTGGCCGGGGAACGCACGCCGAACCTCCCGCACGCCACCGGGGTGTTTTATGGACTGAGCCTGGCCACGCTCAACCCCGGACACCTGGCCCGGGCCGCGATGGAAGGGGTGACGCTCAACCTCAACCACGGTCTGCGCCGCCTCATGGCTCTCGGCATACGCCCGAGGGAGATCCGCCTGACCGGCGGCGGGGCGAAGTCGGGTTTCTGGAGGCAGCTCATGGCCGACATCTTCGACGTGCCGGTGGTGGCGATGAAGGAGGACGAGGGAGCCGCGCTGGGGGCGGCGTTGCAGTCGGCCTGGTGCGTGTCGCGGCAGCAAGGCGCGAAGGAAACCTCGCTGGCCGAGCTGACCGGACGGTGCGTGAAACTCGACGAGAGGACCCGGGCCGAACCCGACAGGAAAAACACCGCCTTGTATCAGGAGTTGCAGGCCCGCCACGACGCCCTCAGCCAAACCCTCTGGCCGCGATGA